Part of the Montipora foliosa isolate CH-2021 chromosome 13, ASM3666993v2, whole genome shotgun sequence genome is shown below.
ttacaacaaattagtcgttgggtgcccctgcctgGGGAAACTCTAGCAGGCTTCCATTCATCCGGGAAAATTCCAGTAAAGATTGAAACATTGATTATCAAAGTCAAATGGAAATAACTATAGGTGATGCCTCTTTCAAAATGAGCACCGATATGTTGTTGTACTGCGTGTGTCTTAAGCTTAACTGTGCTCAGATGTGCGTTGGATGTTCAATTAATTGGCTGTACTGATAAGTATTACTTATATCTAGTAACGTTTGGGTCTTATGGTCAAgtggtcaggggcacccaacgagaacgtagttcaaaaccacttaaacagaGCATTATTAAacgtattttaatatttaaacggtagatataggcatatttttatcccctaaaaagttttcatctgttcggatttcctagctgaaagtctagtgatccgaaaattctaggtatcaaaacttaccatttcgaaaattttagccagaaaaaaggctcccgaaaattctaggtgacctttttagggtaaaaatccgttaaaaatgggcaattataccatttttcagatgttcgaaaatcttaggagaggcaggcaagcaagaaattttacaacaaatattccgaaaattctagatctcaaatcgtcctccgaacagatattttccgaaaattgacgttgggtgcccctgagtggTAGGGCGCCTACATCACAATTTATGTCTCCAATAATCGGTTAAACTTTGTATTATAAAAGTTCCAGTTATCTTCGATTTAATTCAAATTTTGCAATGCCAGGGTGGCCTGTACCATGCCGCCACCAGAAAGGGTTTGATACTTGAATATACAGAGAAATTCAATCGAAATTCAAGATCATCCTTCTGCGTTTGTGATTACTTTAATTATAGATCTTATGTAGCCGAGTTACACCTCCACCTCCTATTTCTAGTCCCTCCTTTCAAAAACATATCCTGGCATTTATTTCACCATTTAGAACATAATGTAATCCGTTGCCGCGTTGGCGTGTGGATCTTTACAACACTTTCGGTTTAGTTTCTTAAATGACAATCATCAGACGTTCATCATCTGACAGGCAAGAAATAATCCCATCTGTTTTACTGGGCATCATGTCAATATTTACCGAAGGTTTCTCACCACTTTTATGCAAAATGCTTTTCTTTTACAAAGATTCCTGTGTCTAATATATTTTCCTGCAAGGTACCAAAAGCACCCGAAAAATTACGTGactaacaaaataattttatttttatcagtgGTTGTCATTTTGTATTCATCTTTTAAATCCTACACAAAAGCGAAAGCctccattgttttttaaataAGATTTCCAAACTCGGTTGAATAATCCGTCTCAGCTTTAGAACTAAAAAAACTACAGTAAAAGGTCACAGATATACCATTTTTTACGACAATGCAATCACAGTTTGGCACTTCCTATAGCAGAAGTAATTAAAATTTCATTCTTCTCAGTCGATGCGAGCATTCCGTGAATTGACAAGTTTCCTGTTACTAAACATTATCCGCAATAACATTGTAAATGATACGGCGGTTTATACAACTGTATCCCTTTTAGCTTCATGATTTTTCGACTTCTTGAgaaatttttgctttttcaaTCTCTACGATTGACAGTAATTCCTCTATGATTTTTCCCAATTCAAGTTCTTGATCGTCCGCACACTCCTCAGACAAAAGGCTCTCGTGCGGGGAGCGGCAATCGCGTGTGGCGTTGAGCGAAATCGGCGACGTGTGGTCCCTAAGATCTGGTGAAGAAACTTCAGTGGGACTTGTTGCTGAGGAAGAATCGTTCGATCTTGCAacatcatttttctcaaaacttgctcgtcgttcaatttttttctgctCTAGAGATATCCTTCTTTCCCCCCTGAGTTTCTGAAAATGACCTTCGCGAAATGCTGCGTACAAAGCTAAAGAAATAGACTTTGCCTTATCTTCGTTCTCACACGCCACGGCATGACATTCCACCATTGAAGGGCTTTTATGATGATTAAATGCAAAGACTGTCGAATAATTTCTGTTTAAAGCGCAATAAGATATATTTTCCAAAGAGATCAACTTTGATTGCCTCGATGACTGAGTCTTGGGCTTTGCTTCTTCGAGTTTAACTCCATTGGCGTCGACCAGAAGGAACATTTTCGGACAATACCTCTCCTCGGATTCAACTTTCTCGTGTATTTTACGGACAGCTTTCTCAATACCAGTCACTCCAGGTTCTTCAGTCACTTCATAACC
Proteins encoded:
- the LOC137983583 gene encoding uncharacterized protein, with translation MHIGSVTRVTDFHSLVAMLKGKFGKADFSLSNRFQVKYLGYEVTEEPGVTGIEKAVRKIHEKVESEERYCPKMFLLVDANGVKLEEAKPKTQSSRQSKLISLENISYCALNRNYSTVFAFNHHKSPSMVECHAVACENEDKAKSISLALYAAFREGHFQKLRGERRISLEQKKIERRASFEKNDVARSNDSSSATSPTEVSSPDLRDHTSPISLNATRDCRSPHESLLSEECADDQELELGKIIEELLSIVEIEKAKISQEVEKS